A region from the Aquimarina sp. ERC-38 genome encodes:
- a CDS encoding RNA polymerase sigma factor codes for MSKDEVGVCEEQVYKALYLEHAQNITNYIYYKYGDLEKAKDVVQESYAKLWINCSKIFFKAAKSFLYKTANNTSINEYHHQQIVLKYQNQPVANITNESPEFQMEEKEFRDKVQTAINSLKEGQREVFLLNRIEKKTYKEIAELLNISVKTVEKRMHLALKEMRTQITQLK; via the coding sequence ATGAGTAAAGATGAAGTAGGGGTTTGTGAAGAGCAAGTATATAAAGCTTTGTATTTAGAACACGCACAGAACATTACCAATTACATATATTATAAATATGGAGATCTGGAAAAAGCAAAAGATGTGGTTCAGGAAAGTTATGCAAAACTTTGGATAAATTGTTCTAAAATATTTTTTAAAGCCGCTAAGAGTTTTCTTTATAAAACGGCAAACAATACATCCATCAACGAGTATCACCATCAACAGATTGTCTTAAAGTATCAAAATCAACCGGTGGCAAACATAACCAATGAATCCCCCGAATTTCAGATGGAAGAAAAAGAATTTAGGGATAAAGTACAAACTGCAATCAATAGCTTAAAAGAGGGGCAGAGAGAAGTTTTTTTATTAAACCGAATAGAAAAGAAAACGTATAAGGAGATTGCAGAACTTCTTAATATCTCAGTAAAAACCGTAGAAAAACGTATGCATCTAG
- a CDS encoding DUF3575 domain-containing protein, whose protein sequence is MRKVKVIATILFIISIYNGNAQRQKRNDDRLSNRKPIKHLLKIEPINLTFGSYGLLYEYVINSTLSINAYSIITFDDWEVVATGQKVGEGYFIDSGADIRYYFSKRKSAPRGFYLAGGILSQHQSINFDYENNSDRKIKRNFGSYGGRLLLGHQWIFRNRINLGVELGARYMPFRSKELTGSDWRPILNFTMGYSW, encoded by the coding sequence TTGAGAAAAGTAAAAGTAATCGCAACAATTCTTTTTATAATCAGCATATATAACGGTAATGCTCAAAGACAAAAAAGAAATGATGATAGGTTGTCCAACAGAAAACCTATAAAACATCTATTAAAAATAGAACCTATTAACTTAACTTTTGGGAGTTACGGATTATTATATGAATACGTAATAAATTCAACTTTATCTATAAATGCATATAGTATAATTACCTTTGATGATTGGGAAGTTGTAGCTACGGGACAGAAAGTAGGAGAAGGATATTTTATAGATTCCGGTGCGGATATACGCTACTATTTTAGTAAAAGGAAATCAGCACCTAGAGGTTTTTATCTCGCAGGGGGAATTCTATCTCAACACCAATCTATTAATTTTGATTATGAAAATAATTCGGATAGAAAGATTAAGAGAAACTTTGGTAGTTATGGAGGTAGGTTGCTTTTAGGTCATCAATGGATTTTTAGAAATCGTATAAATTTAGGAGTTGAGTTGGGAGCCAGATACATGCCCTTCCGTTCTAAAGAATTAACTGGTAGTGACTGGCGACCTATTCTTAATTTCACCATGGGATATTCCTGGTAG
- a CDS encoding AI-2E family transporter has translation MNTQNSALSFLVKLLIVIAVVVILYFGAQLLIPLIYAVMLALLILPLVNRLIKIGLPESLSIGIASVSLLAVFIGIIALIIWQGAEMGENTAQFEKKFDSLYEKTQNKVNTYLGVTPKEQDKEVDHALEQVPKKAFDFISGATMVLSDWLLAFVYIIVLLLERKRMKQVVLKIIDDRHKTKALHSMTEISATVKDYLYGQFLVTVVLAVVYAIGFSILGIKFSIILAIIAALLTFIPYLGNIVGGLMIVAMGFMSGLAFNEVIYIVIFLSLVQLIESYILKPWIIGNEISLNIFTVIFSIVAFSMLWGIAGSIIALPLTSILRICFSKIENLQPYAYLLSDNKKE, from the coding sequence ATGAATACCCAAAATTCTGCCCTTTCTTTTTTAGTTAAACTGCTTATAGTCATTGCAGTAGTAGTGATTTTATATTTTGGAGCGCAATTACTGATCCCTCTAATCTATGCAGTAATGCTCGCCTTATTAATTTTACCTTTAGTTAATCGCTTAATAAAAATAGGACTACCGGAATCTTTGTCCATCGGTATTGCATCCGTGTCTTTACTCGCAGTTTTTATAGGGATTATAGCATTGATTATTTGGCAGGGAGCCGAAATGGGAGAAAATACAGCGCAGTTTGAAAAAAAGTTTGACAGTTTGTATGAAAAAACACAAAATAAAGTCAATACCTATTTAGGAGTTACGCCTAAAGAGCAAGACAAAGAAGTTGATCATGCGCTGGAACAAGTGCCTAAAAAAGCGTTCGACTTTATTAGTGGAGCCACTATGGTTTTAAGCGATTGGTTGCTTGCCTTTGTTTACATTATTGTACTTCTTTTGGAACGAAAAAGAATGAAACAAGTAGTATTGAAAATTATTGACGATAGACATAAAACTAAAGCTTTACATTCTATGACCGAAATATCTGCAACGGTCAAGGATTACCTGTATGGGCAGTTTTTAGTAACCGTAGTACTTGCAGTTGTATACGCCATTGGTTTTTCTATTTTAGGAATCAAATTCAGCATTATTCTAGCAATTATTGCTGCTTTACTCACTTTTATACCTTATTTGGGTAACATTGTAGGAGGCTTGATGATTGTAGCTATGGGTTTTATGTCCGGGTTGGCATTCAATGAGGTTATATATATTGTAATATTTTTAAGCCTGGTTCAGCTTATTGAGAGCTATATTTTAAAACCCTGGATCATTGGTAATGAAATCAGTTTAAACATATTCACGGTTATTTTTAGTATAGTAGCCTTTAGCATGCTTTGGGGCATTGCAGGATCCATTATTGCCTTACCACTTACCAGTATTTTACGAATTTGTTTTTCTAAAATTGAAAACTTACAACCCTATGCTTATTTACTGAGTGATAATAAAAAAGAATAA
- a CDS encoding HYC_CC_PP family protein — protein sequence MIKKALLRISSSLLAMLVLLSSFSFSVHCHYCGHFLKDTSYVVPSKGCGMEKVADALQDICKADQIKKSCCTDHTHIVDGKDVVSVEKNRISFNHLVAIPYQLTDVYFFNPLQNEITPFIGYDPPPPPNTALYIKHQCFLI from the coding sequence ATGATCAAAAAAGCTCTTTTACGGATTAGTAGTTCTTTACTGGCAATGCTGGTGCTACTGTCGTCTTTTAGCTTTTCAGTACATTGTCATTACTGTGGTCATTTTTTAAAAGATACTTCCTATGTTGTGCCCTCTAAGGGCTGCGGAATGGAAAAAGTTGCTGATGCTTTACAGGATATTTGTAAAGCAGATCAAATAAAAAAGAGTTGTTGTACAGATCATACTCATATTGTTGATGGAAAGGATGTAGTGTCTGTTGAAAAAAACAGAATATCTTTTAACCATCTAGTAGCAATTCCTTACCAATTAACGGATGTTTACTTTTTTAATCCGTTACAAAATGAGATTACCCCTTTTATTGGGTATGATCCTCCTCCACCTCCTAATACAGCTCTGTATATCAAACATCAGTGTTTTTTGATTTAG
- a CDS encoding heavy-metal-associated domain-containing protein, with product MKNIIIILWLSAIGTITLQAQKNKEMDTFEVQVDGLGCPFCAYGLEKKFKEFKGIKDVKIDIETGDFSFSYPSDKELTLEALTSQVVKAGYTPNLATIQRADGSIETNRKTVETPSNTENLLTDQLTVFGNCEMCKARIEKAVLDISGVAEASWNAKNQLLKVSYDSLQTTKDKIEETIVATGHETKDKKTPDATFKSLPGCCQYKRELK from the coding sequence ATGAAAAATATTATAATAATACTATGGCTAAGTGCAATAGGCACAATTACCTTACAAGCACAGAAAAATAAAGAAATGGATACTTTTGAAGTACAGGTGGACGGTTTAGGCTGCCCTTTTTGTGCATATGGACTGGAAAAGAAATTTAAAGAATTTAAAGGAATCAAGGATGTAAAAATCGATATTGAAACAGGTGATTTTTCTTTTTCTTATCCTTCAGACAAAGAACTTACTTTAGAAGCCTTGACAAGTCAGGTAGTCAAAGCAGGATACACCCCGAACCTTGCTACCATACAAAGGGCAGATGGTAGTATAGAAACCAATCGTAAAACCGTCGAAACCCCCTCAAACACTGAAAATCTTTTAACAGATCAACTTACTGTGTTTGGTAATTGTGAAATGTGTAAAGCACGAATTGAGAAAGCAGTTTTAGATATAAGCGGAGTTGCAGAAGCGTCCTGGAACGCTAAAAACCAACTATTAAAGGTTTCTTACGATTCTTTACAAACTACAAAAGATAAAATTGAAGAAACAATTGTAGCAACTGGGCATGAGACTAAGGATAAGAAGACGCCTGACGCAACTTTTAAATCTTTACCGGGATGTTGTCAATACAAAAGAGAACTAAAATGA
- a CDS encoding NHL repeat-containing protein, producing MKLVIKIWVAVLFIASCKKETVQPDKWRIKEVVILNNIHPIGIAADGNDFFISDGDHNRVVKTDREGEVLIEYPNLERPMHLDFGQVPSNLGEKSFNIATDRTLLVPEYGKDSIAIIKDNDRSYLPSLPNLDAPAAVSVSEKFIAIADFYNHQIVFYDGDQWKRIGKEGHILGELYYPTDVQIFNDTLYVADAYNHRGQVFSLDGKVIRSFGETEGFNAATGILVTKNNIYLTDFENNRVLSYDRSFNLVQELSISIDKPTDVLKNNDQLIITNYKRGELVIFQPELDSQ from the coding sequence ATGAAACTGGTTATAAAAATTTGGGTTGCGGTACTGTTTATAGCATCGTGCAAAAAAGAGACAGTACAACCGGACAAGTGGAGAATTAAAGAAGTAGTTATTTTAAATAACATTCATCCGATTGGTATTGCTGCGGATGGTAATGACTTTTTTATTAGTGATGGAGATCATAACCGGGTGGTAAAAACGGATCGTGAGGGTGAGGTTTTAATTGAATATCCTAACCTGGAACGACCAATGCATTTGGACTTTGGACAAGTTCCCAGTAATTTAGGGGAAAAATCTTTTAATATCGCTACAGATAGAACTTTGCTGGTTCCTGAATACGGGAAGGATTCCATTGCGATAATTAAAGATAATGATAGAAGCTATTTACCTAGTTTACCAAACCTGGATGCCCCGGCGGCGGTCTCTGTATCTGAAAAATTTATTGCTATTGCTGATTTTTATAATCACCAGATTGTATTCTATGACGGAGATCAATGGAAACGTATCGGAAAAGAAGGTCATATTCTTGGGGAATTATACTATCCTACGGATGTTCAAATTTTTAATGACACGCTATATGTAGCAGATGCTTACAATCATCGGGGCCAGGTATTTTCATTAGATGGAAAAGTCATTCGTAGCTTTGGAGAAACCGAAGGTTTTAATGCGGCTACCGGAATTCTGGTTACCAAAAATAATATATATTTGACTGATTTTGAAAACAACCGGGTATTGAGTTATGACCGTTCGTTTAACCTAGTTCAGGAATTGTCCATATCCATCGACAAGCCTACGGATGTGCTTAAGAATAATGACCAACTAATTATCACTAATTATAAACGTGGAGAATTAGTAATTTTTCAACCAGAATTAGATTCGCAATGA
- a CDS encoding heavy-metal-associated domain-containing protein: MKTSRYQINGMTCTSCKSQVESYLKSLPGVQDVEVSLESKLAKIISTAPVKITEVQKVLPAKYKVSDHFISESDTSSLLEKDVLITSKKDENFKGVQTEDATSKIKQLKPLLLIFFYLIMATLFINRNSLFVGEMMLDFMGLFFIVFSFFKILDIEGFKESFSMYDPLAKKLDIYGFIYPFLEIGLGVCFLTRNYLTPTLIITLFILGITTVGVMSTLLNKKKIQCACLGTALNLPMTEATFIENTIMIVMAVSMLLL; the protein is encoded by the coding sequence ATGAAAACATCTCGTTATCAAATAAACGGAATGACTTGTACTTCTTGTAAATCACAAGTTGAATCCTATTTGAAGTCTTTGCCGGGGGTTCAAGACGTTGAAGTTAGCTTGGAGAGCAAGCTCGCCAAAATTATCTCAACTGCACCGGTAAAAATTACAGAAGTACAAAAGGTTTTACCTGCTAAATACAAAGTAAGTGATCATTTTATTTCCGAATCTGATACTAGTTCATTACTAGAAAAGGATGTATTGATAACCTCAAAAAAGGATGAGAACTTCAAAGGGGTTCAAACAGAAGATGCTACAAGCAAGATCAAGCAACTAAAACCCCTTTTACTGATTTTCTTTTATCTAATAATGGCAACGCTGTTTATTAATCGGAATAGTTTATTTGTTGGAGAAATGATGTTGGACTTTATGGGACTTTTCTTCATTGTTTTTAGTTTTTTCAAAATATTAGATATTGAAGGATTTAAAGAAAGCTTTTCCATGTACGATCCACTAGCAAAGAAGCTGGATATCTACGGGTTTATTTATCCATTTTTAGAAATTGGATTAGGAGTTTGTTTTTTAACCCGAAATTACCTCACTCCTACGCTTATCATCACCCTTTTTATCTTAGGTATTACTACGGTTGGAGTTATGAGTACGTTGTTAAATAAGAAGAAAATTCAATGTGCTTGTTTAGGTACTGCGCTAAACCTTCCTATGACAGAAGCTACTTTTATTGAAAACACAATAATGATCGTAATGGCAGTTAGTATGCTTTTGTTATAA
- a CDS encoding phosphatase PAP2 family protein, whose translation MEELIQLDKDLFIYLNNLGSPAWDGFWLFMTEKFYQIPLYFILLLIFYRFLGIKGTVMTLVLVALLIVTSDQLANLFKYVIFQRPRPCRAEGVADFTRFIAPRCGRFGYFSGHATNSFALAIFTILVLRKRLSFIIPLMLIWAIVVSYSRIYVGVHYPLDILTGMVVGSLLGFLAYKLHHLLLEKYSLKNEPV comes from the coding sequence ATGGAAGAACTTATCCAACTGGATAAAGATTTATTTATCTATCTGAACAATTTAGGAAGTCCGGCTTGGGATGGTTTTTGGTTATTTATGACCGAAAAATTTTATCAGATTCCACTATACTTTATACTGCTGTTGATTTTTTATCGATTTTTGGGAATTAAAGGAACGGTGATGACCTTAGTGTTAGTTGCGTTACTTATAGTTACTTCCGATCAACTGGCAAATCTTTTTAAATACGTCATTTTTCAACGTCCCCGACCTTGCAGGGCAGAAGGAGTAGCAGACTTTACCCGTTTTATTGCACCTCGTTGCGGTAGGTTTGGTTATTTTTCGGGTCATGCAACTAATTCCTTTGCATTGGCAATTTTTACCATACTAGTTCTACGTAAGCGTTTAAGTTTTATCATTCCGTTAATGTTAATCTGGGCAATTGTAGTGAGCTATAGCCGTATTTACGTAGGTGTACATTATCCATTAGACATCCTCACTGGTATGGTAGTTGGTAGTTTATTAGGATTTTTAGCATATAAACTACATCACCTTTTATTAGAAAAGTATAGTTTAAAGAACGAACCGGTTTAA
- a CDS encoding OmpA family protein has protein sequence MKIPKFSLLLFINCVLFIKINSIYSQNLIPNPSFEETNVAVKKLTHQMRNFGIMSDWKALTNSPDAYHPFLAEVDFAHKAPKFLNQFGPQEPRTGEGKVGFFVAGNASKEGIIAPLTAPLKAGTYYYFHMYVSLSEGISNSCTSSIGPYFTAIVPRITETSKFNLHITSPELLCDTQGWTKVCGVYKAKGTEKYVSIGYFSNSPKGKGIKGGDFRDAYYFVDDLELRELQKVENLVEDDICNMALDFKDIDYLIGETEVYEEIKTALDSYLQYMKIFKIDSIKIIGHANDTSIDFENEIIADTRADYVREYLIENGIDETIIEAVGVANTEPKELEEGELEEPGSNARVQIIIE, from the coding sequence ATGAAAATCCCAAAATTTAGCCTGCTACTTTTTATAAACTGTGTTCTTTTTATAAAAATAAATAGTATTTACTCTCAAAACTTAATTCCCAACCCCAGTTTTGAAGAAACCAATGTTGCAGTTAAAAAACTAACTCATCAGATGCGGAATTTCGGAATTATGTCCGATTGGAAAGCCCTGACTAATTCGCCGGACGCCTATCATCCTTTTTTAGCTGAAGTAGACTTTGCTCATAAGGCACCTAAATTTTTGAATCAATTTGGCCCTCAGGAACCTCGTACCGGCGAAGGTAAAGTAGGTTTCTTTGTAGCAGGAAATGCTTCTAAAGAAGGTATTATAGCTCCATTAACAGCTCCTTTAAAAGCAGGAACCTACTACTATTTTCATATGTATGTTTCTTTATCCGAAGGTATCTCTAATTCGTGCACTTCATCCATCGGACCTTATTTTACGGCTATTGTTCCTAGGATTACGGAAACATCCAAGTTTAACCTACACATTACTTCTCCCGAACTGCTTTGCGATACTCAGGGTTGGACTAAAGTATGTGGGGTATATAAAGCAAAAGGTACTGAGAAATACGTGTCTATCGGTTATTTTTCTAATAGCCCGAAGGGTAAAGGTATAAAAGGAGGGGATTTTAGAGATGCTTATTACTTTGTAGACGATCTGGAGTTGAGGGAATTACAAAAAGTAGAAAACCTGGTAGAAGATGATATTTGTAATATGGCATTGGATTTTAAAGATATCGATTACCTTATCGGAGAAACCGAAGTGTATGAGGAAATTAAAACTGCGCTGGACTCTTACCTCCAATACATGAAAATTTTTAAAATTGATAGCATCAAAATTATTGGACATGCGAATGATACCAGTATTGATTTTGAAAACGAAATTATTGCAGATACCCGTGCGGATTACGTAAGAGAATATTTGATTGAAAATGGTATTGATGAAACCATTATTGAAGCTGTGGGAGTTGCAAATACAGAACCAAAAGAACTGGAAGAAGGCGAACTGGAAGAACCTGGTTCTAATGCCAGGGTTCAGATCATCATTGAATAA
- a CDS encoding MATE family efflux transporter — MTLSNYTKEFKYNLSLAAPVMMGMIAHTLVALADNIMVGQLGTAELAAVSLGNSFIFIAMSVGIGFSTAITPLVAEADGEQNFKNGKSYFKHGLWLCSILGVFLFLLVFIAKPLLYYMKQPEEVVILASPYLDIVAFSLIPLIIFQAFKQFSDGLSMTKPPMYATVIANILNVIFNYLLIFGTFGFPKLGIVGAAIGTLIARFLMLLLLWKFMSTHEKSQRYVTHIKIWVLKKSVFYKIIKLGFPSALQMFFEVAIFTAAIWLSGILGKNVQAANQIALNLSSMTFMVFMGLSVASMVRVGNQKGLKAYHELRRIAHSVFILTFVIAIVFALFFVVFHSLLPWLYLDKSNMAEINDIKEVVTMASQLLLVSALFQISDGLQVVALGALRGLQDVKIPTLITFIAYWLVGFPISFYLGLYTSYKSLGIWIGLLAGLSVSAILLIYRFNTLSKMLSK, encoded by the coding sequence ATGACTTTATCAAATTATACTAAAGAGTTTAAATATAATCTTTCCCTGGCTGCACCGGTCATGATGGGTATGATTGCACATACCCTGGTCGCTTTAGCTGATAACATTATGGTGGGACAATTAGGTACCGCAGAGTTGGCCGCAGTTTCTCTGGGAAACAGTTTTATATTTATTGCCATGTCCGTAGGTATTGGTTTTTCTACAGCGATCACCCCGCTGGTCGCAGAAGCTGACGGAGAACAGAATTTTAAAAACGGAAAGTCTTATTTTAAACACGGATTATGGCTTTGTAGCATTTTAGGAGTTTTTCTTTTTTTGTTGGTTTTTATAGCAAAACCGCTACTTTATTATATGAAGCAACCGGAAGAAGTAGTTATACTGGCAAGTCCTTACCTAGACATTGTAGCTTTTTCATTAATTCCCTTGATTATTTTTCAAGCATTTAAACAATTTTCGGATGGATTATCGATGACTAAACCCCCTATGTATGCTACGGTTATTGCGAATATATTAAATGTTATCTTTAATTACCTTTTGATATTCGGTACTTTCGGTTTTCCAAAGTTGGGCATTGTCGGAGCAGCTATCGGAACATTAATTGCTCGTTTCCTAATGTTGTTATTGCTCTGGAAGTTTATGAGTACGCATGAGAAATCACAAAGGTATGTGACCCATATTAAAATCTGGGTACTTAAGAAAAGTGTATTCTATAAAATTATAAAGCTAGGATTCCCTTCTGCATTACAGATGTTTTTTGAAGTAGCCATTTTCACCGCAGCCATCTGGTTATCCGGAATTCTGGGGAAAAATGTCCAGGCGGCGAATCAGATAGCTTTAAACCTAAGTTCGATGACTTTTATGGTATTTATGGGGCTAAGCGTCGCTTCTATGGTTAGGGTTGGGAATCAAAAAGGATTAAAGGCGTACCATGAACTAAGGCGTATTGCACACTCGGTATTTATACTAACTTTTGTAATTGCAATTGTTTTTGCTTTGTTTTTTGTAGTATTTCATTCCCTTTTACCCTGGTTGTATCTTGATAAATCAAATATGGCAGAGATTAATGATATTAAAGAGGTGGTGACCATGGCTTCTCAGTTGCTACTAGTTTCCGCTTTATTTCAAATTAGTGACGGATTGCAAGTAGTTGCTTTGGGAGCCTTAAGGGGATTACAAGATGTAAAAATTCCAACACTAATTACCTTTATTGCCTATTGGTTGGTTGGTTTTCCAATTAGTTTTTACCTGGGCCTATACACCTCCTATAAAAGCCTGGGGATATGGATAGGTTTACTAGCAGGCCTTAGTGTTTCGGCAATTTTATTAATATATCGTTTTAATACTCTGTCAAAAATGTTAAGCAAATAA
- a CDS encoding M20/M25/M40 family metallo-hydrolase translates to MKNSFILTALFVWFYGSMIAQHQEDSFYATMSLSDAKELKKKHPSEINIISKKRNEAAVLLTDLGGHLLHEQILVHGPGYIYATSEDEAIKAIQQSYIQKVKNVADYTITEDATVQKVLPIINVDSITNHIKELEAFGNRYHTSPSGKQSALDLKIKWEQIAAAYNRDDVSVRLYDHERTPMPSVIMTIEGTELPDQIVVVGGHLDSTSRHLTDRDDPNSRIAPGADDDASGIATITESARALFEIGFKPKRTIEIMAYAAEEIGLVGSKEIASAYDAQNKNVIAVGQFDMTLYNGSAKDIHFVEDKGVTDVELTDFFESLLDYYNSEGAHKITYGFTSCGYGCSDHHSWGTQGFRAAFPFEANFSNSNNNIHTKNDTFSLIGTANHAVKFAKLCSEFLIEVAKDSRKTLATPSYEKDNYTVFVQNKVLSYELDQSLKVEQLQIFDVNGKLVFSSQLTDNNGTMSLTDLVTGVYVVSIKLTSENTITKKIVL, encoded by the coding sequence ATGAAAAATTCATTTATTTTAACAGCACTCTTCGTATGGTTTTATGGGAGTATGATTGCACAACATCAAGAAGATTCATTTTACGCAACCATGTCCCTTTCGGATGCAAAAGAATTAAAGAAAAAACATCCTTCAGAAATTAATATTATCAGTAAAAAAAGAAATGAAGCCGCTGTTCTACTTACTGATCTGGGAGGACATTTGTTACATGAACAGATATTAGTACATGGTCCGGGTTATATCTATGCAACTTCAGAAGATGAAGCTATAAAGGCTATTCAGCAATCCTATATTCAAAAGGTTAAAAATGTAGCTGACTATACCATTACAGAAGATGCTACGGTTCAAAAGGTATTACCAATTATCAATGTAGATAGTATTACCAATCATATTAAAGAACTGGAAGCTTTTGGAAACCGATACCATACTTCTCCGTCCGGAAAACAATCTGCCCTGGATTTAAAAATAAAATGGGAACAAATAGCCGCTGCTTATAATCGAGATGATGTTTCAGTACGCTTGTATGATCATGAGCGTACCCCTATGCCATCCGTAATTATGACTATTGAAGGAACCGAACTTCCTGATCAGATCGTAGTGGTAGGAGGGCATTTGGATTCTACTTCAAGACACCTAACAGACCGTGATGATCCAAATTCAAGAATTGCCCCGGGTGCTGATGATGATGCTTCCGGTATCGCTACCATTACAGAATCTGCAAGAGCTTTATTCGAAATTGGTTTTAAACCCAAACGAACCATTGAGATCATGGCATATGCCGCCGAAGAAATTGGGCTGGTTGGCTCTAAAGAAATAGCGAGTGCTTATGATGCACAAAATAAAAATGTAATTGCAGTAGGCCAGTTTGATATGACTTTATACAACGGTTCTGCAAAAGATATTCATTTTGTAGAAGATAAGGGAGTAACAGATGTAGAACTTACTGATTTTTTTGAAAGTTTGCTGGACTATTATAATAGCGAGGGAGCACATAAAATCACCTATGGTTTTACAAGTTGCGGTTATGGTTGTTCTGATCACCACAGTTGGGGAACACAGGGGTTTAGAGCAGCCTTTCCTTTTGAAGCTAACTTTAGTAACTCTAATAACAATATCCATACTAAAAATGATACGTTTTCTTTAATTGGAACGGCTAACCATGCCGTAAAGTTTGCCAAGCTCTGTAGCGAATTTTTAATTGAGGTTGCCAAAGACAGTCGGAAAACCCTTGCTACTCCTTCTTATGAAAAGGACAACTATACCGTATTTGTACAGAATAAAGTATTATCCTATGAGCTAGATCAAAGTTTAAAAGTAGAACAATTGCAAATCTTTGACGTAAATGGAAAATTAGTATTTTCTTCTCAGCTAACTGATAATAATGGAACTATGTCTCTTACTGACTTGGTTACCGGAGTTTATGTAGTATCTATCAAACTAACCAGTGAAAATACAATTACCAAGAAAATAGTGTTGTAA
- a CDS encoding ABC transporter ATP-binding protein, with the protein MENILTLHNITKKFGGITAVNQLSFTIKKGNVYGILGPNGSGKSTTLGIVLNVVNKTSGDFTWFNGNLSTHEALKKVGAIIERPNFYPYMTAYQNLKLVCQIKEVTTDKIEEKLEIVGLLDRKDSKFSTFSLGMKQRLAIASALLNDPEILILDEPTNGLDPQGIHQIREIIKKIAARGTTILLASHLLDEVEKVCSHVIIIRKGNKLYAGSVDEMNRTHGFFEVAATENELLKLALQQLPVIESVEEKESLLIAYPKQELAAEEINRLLFKKGIVLTHLVKRKESLEEQFLKLTNTTSDHA; encoded by the coding sequence TTGGAAAATATACTTACCTTACATAATATCACTAAAAAATTCGGAGGAATTACGGCGGTAAATCAGCTTTCCTTTACCATTAAAAAAGGAAATGTTTATGGCATCCTGGGTCCTAATGGAAGTGGTAAATCCACTACCCTGGGTATTGTTTTAAATGTTGTAAATAAAACTTCCGGTGACTTTACCTGGTTTAATGGAAACCTATCTACCCACGAAGCCTTAAAAAAAGTGGGAGCTATTATTGAACGCCCCAATTTCTATCCGTATATGACTGCTTACCAAAACTTAAAACTGGTTTGTCAAATTAAAGAAGTAACTACGGATAAAATTGAGGAAAAGCTGGAAATAGTAGGTCTTTTAGACCGAAAAGATAGTAAGTTTAGTACCTTCTCCCTGGGAATGAAACAGCGATTGGCCATTGCATCCGCTTTATTAAATGACCCCGAAATATTAATTTTAGACGAACCTACAAACGGTCTGGATCCTCAGGGAATTCATCAAATCCGTGAAATCATAAAAAAAATTGCCGCTAGAGGTACTACCATCTTGTTGGCCTCTCATTTATTAGATGAAGTGGAAAAAGTATGTTCGCATGTAATTATCATTAGAAAAGGCAATAAACTTTACGCTGGCTCCGTAGACGAAATGAACCGAACACATGGATTTTTTGAAGTGGCTGCTACTGAAAATGAACTATTAAAGCTGGCTTTACAACAACTTCCGGTTATTGAAAGTGTAGAAGAAAAAGAGTCACTATTAATTGCTTATCCTAAACAAGAATTGGCTGCCGAAGAAATTAACCGGTTACTCTTTAAAAAAGGCATTGTACTCACACACCTTGTTAAACGTAAGGAAAGCCTGGAAGAACAATTTTTAAAATTAACTAACACCACCTCAGACCATGCTTAG